CATCAGCGGTTTCTGCCGGAGCACGTGGACAAGGTACGGGCGAAGTACCCGGGGATCCAGGTGCTGTGCCATCCGGAGTGCCGCTGGGAGGTGTGCCGCAAAGCTGACGGCCTGGGCTCGACCGACAAGATCATCCGGACGGTGGAACAGGCGCCCAGCGGCTCGAAGTTCGCCGTCGGCACTGAGATCCATCTGGTGAACCGCCTGGCCAAGGACAACCCGGACAAGCTGGTGGTGACGCTGGATGATTCCGGGTGCCTGTGCACCACCATGTTCCGCATCTCGCCCCAGCATCTGTGCTGGGCGCTGGAGAACCTGGTGGACGGGCAAGTGGTCAACCGCATTGTGGTGGACGAAGAAATGAAATACTGGGCACGTATCGCGCTCGATCGCATGCTGGAGATCCACTAGATGGAGCGGACATTCACATTGCAGGAAGCGCAGGTGCTGCTGCCAGTGCTGGAGAACCTGCTGAAGAGGGCCATCGAGGGCAAGAAGCGGGTCGAGCAGGTGGAAGAGGAATTCCAGCAGGTGGCCAACCGCATCTTCTTGTCCGGCGGGTGCGAGGTGGACGTGGCTGGCCTGGCGCGCCGCAAAGCGGAGAAGGACCAGGCGGCACTGCGGGTCAAAGATGCGCTGGCGGAGATCGACGCCACCGGCGTTCAGGTGAAGGACCTGGACATCGGGCTTCTTGACTTCCCCTGCGTGGTGGAAGACCGGGTGATCCTGCTGTGCTGGA
The window above is part of the Terriglobales bacterium genome. Proteins encoded here:
- a CDS encoding DUF2203 domain-containing protein; protein product: MERTFTLQEAQVLLPVLENLLKRAIEGKKRVEQVEEEFQQVANRIFLSGGCEVDVAGLARRKAEKDQAALRVKDALAEIDATGVQVKDLDIGLLDFPCVVEDRVILLCWKLGEKSIEHWHGVEEGYRGRKPIDERIIKGKPSQGPVH